The following coding sequences are from one uncultured Desulfobacter sp. window:
- a CDS encoding type II secretion system protein — translation MNSPKSTYHPLFNTKGFTLLELLMVITILSAVAWMAVGTIENKTDQVRFDDTRNRLSAIRRAIIGDTSRTLNGMPEIRGYVADMGSLPRDLNALIKKDYCSDPQYTNEDDCTTASETWYIQGRPPCSKSGTNEHVEEGCDDLGGSWNTDQGYERCSDDVYTTQTTCESDGEIWLDGNRYYDSEHNLWAGWNGPYLNAAELTGYSKFRDGWGNIYDADNGLVNGDEATKVSDDIDITDPNNFGWSFILSTNTAYGDYGNLVIRTVGRDGTADDSDSEYDAYDGDYPPQTASGTIPEEKYRILLTDSNSTSRYDAIGGLTVDFGTPDSDTSITGICMKIAYKTKGVITVMPSSGVYNSSGTNKKYYDKTGSWNGTTNQTAVFLFEDSIAEDYDEDQYLPMGQVAYKIFEVDTSGTCSTDTYPSPFCSNSSYTTESDCTTAGYIWHDERDWKTFSLVPGSTIQTLKWHVE, via the coding sequence ATGAACAGCCCCAAGTCAACATACCACCCCCTTTTTAACACCAAAGGCTTCACCCTTCTGGAACTGCTGATGGTGATCACCATCCTGTCGGCGGTGGCCTGGATGGCGGTGGGTACCATTGAAAACAAAACGGACCAGGTGCGATTTGACGATACCCGGAACCGGTTATCGGCCATCCGCAGAGCCATTATCGGGGACACATCCCGAACCCTGAACGGCATGCCCGAAATCCGTGGATATGTGGCGGATATGGGGAGCTTGCCCAGGGACCTTAATGCATTAATTAAAAAAGATTACTGCTCAGATCCCCAATATACCAATGAAGATGATTGTACTACGGCCTCTGAGACCTGGTATATCCAGGGCCGCCCTCCCTGCTCGAAGTCCGGAACCAATGAACATGTTGAGGAGGGGTGCGATGATCTTGGCGGAAGCTGGAACACAGACCAAGGATATGAGAGATGTTCAGACGATGTCTATACGACCCAAACGACATGTGAAAGTGATGGTGAAATCTGGTTAGACGGGAACCGGTATTATGACAGTGAACATAACCTTTGGGCTGGCTGGAACGGTCCATATCTCAACGCAGCGGAATTAACCGGGTATTCCAAATTCCGGGATGGCTGGGGAAATATTTATGATGCAGATAACGGCCTCGTTAACGGAGATGAAGCCACTAAGGTTTCCGACGACATAGACATAACCGATCCCAACAATTTCGGGTGGAGCTTTATTCTCAGCACCAATACGGCTTACGGTGATTACGGGAATCTGGTCATAAGAACAGTTGGAAGGGACGGAACTGCAGATGATTCTGATAGTGAATATGATGCCTATGACGGAGATTACCCTCCTCAGACCGCTTCTGGCACCATACCCGAAGAAAAATACAGAATCCTGTTAACTGATTCAAATAGCACAAGTCGATATGATGCTATCGGAGGGCTTACCGTAGATTTTGGAACACCTGATTCGGATACGAGTATCACGGGCATTTGCATGAAAATCGCGTATAAAACAAAAGGTGTTATCACAGTCATGCCTTCCTCTGGAGTTTATAACTCTTCAGGCACTAATAAAAAATACTACGATAAAACAGGCAGTTGGAACGGAACAACAAATCAAACCGCCGTATTTCTTTTTGAAGATTCGATAGCTGAAGACTACGATGAAGATCAGTATTTACCAATGGGCCAGGTAGCCTACAAGATTTTTGAAGTTGATACCAGCGGCACCTGCAGCACCGACACATATCCATCCCCTTTTTGCTCAAATTCTAGTTATACAACTGAGAGTGATTGCACAACTGCTGGCTATATATGGCATGATGAGCGTGACTGGAAAACCTTCTCTCTTGTCCCCGGCTCAACGATTCAAACGTTAAAATGGCATGTGGAATAG
- a CDS encoding type II secretion system protein: MKFKKFFKKLIAQRKKFNNEKGFTLLELLVVVAIMAAIAGTATIALQDTDMRASAAAHVAMMDELNKGVRTFRVLNRNVLPNNLDSLCYVTAADDATTAVLLPNGSGTDGDILGIEDSVEAGTIIADVAGIMSDIGMTDLRYIDATGSVITATDLGYTAADCTPVGGVLQETVASRSNNMVAGNIFNGEEGNGCGQSITLADGDTVAYWTGAIERILGPGEYEDAAFDATAGTVSSTVTPEDGAVAPVFLAVGFGPSSNLFNTEQLGGMTSVPVYRHVNPDQYNRFIGLFKVAESTYDATGTAWGTVEATDQVAFIAVVDGAGDTKEEELGEWDGTRNTI; encoded by the coding sequence ATGAAATTTAAAAAATTTTTTAAAAAATTGATCGCCCAACGCAAAAAATTCAACAACGAAAAAGGTTTCACCCTTCTTGAGCTCCTGGTGGTTGTCGCCATCATGGCCGCCATTGCCGGTACCGCCACCATCGCCCTGCAGGATACGGATATGCGTGCTTCCGCTGCAGCCCACGTTGCCATGATGGATGAGTTGAACAAAGGGGTTAGAACCTTTCGTGTGCTGAATCGTAACGTTCTGCCCAATAACCTTGATTCTCTTTGCTATGTAACAGCAGCTGATGATGCAACCACCGCTGTATTGCTGCCCAATGGCAGCGGTACCGACGGCGATATCCTGGGTATTGAAGACAGCGTTGAAGCAGGCACTATTATTGCCGATGTTGCGGGTATCATGTCCGATATCGGAATGACCGATCTTCGCTATATTGATGCCACAGGCAGTGTAATTACCGCTACTGATTTGGGTTATACAGCTGCTGACTGCACCCCCGTTGGCGGCGTTCTGCAGGAAACTGTAGCCAGCCGTTCCAATAACATGGTTGCCGGCAATATCTTTAATGGTGAAGAAGGCAATGGCTGCGGCCAGAGCATTACATTGGCTGATGGTGATACTGTTGCATACTGGACCGGCGCCATTGAGCGTATCCTCGGCCCGGGCGAATATGAAGATGCAGCCTTTGATGCCACTGCCGGAACGGTTTCCTCAACTGTTACTCCCGAAGACGGCGCAGTAGCCCCCGTATTTCTAGCCGTTGGTTTTGGCCCCTCCTCCAACCTGTTCAACACCGAACAGCTTGGCGGCATGACTTCCGTGCCTGTATACCGCCATGTGAATCCAGACCAGTACAACCGTTTCATCGGCCTGTTCAAGGTTGCCGAATCTACCTATGACGCCACCGGCACAGCATGGGGTACTGTTGAAGCCACTGATCAGGTTGCCTTCATCGCCGTTGTTGACGGCGCTGGCGACACCAAAGAGGAAGAACTTGGTGAATGGGACGGAACCCGTAACACCATCTAA
- a CDS encoding DUF3438 family protein: MCINSQFLFKRPGFLPVYIPAAFLVLIMIFCSVLPVQANKYLPGQINTIKLNELEFKDATVQDAVRVISELTGVNIVATGQAGGRRVTLFVRDLSIMDVVDSLCRIAGLWYRYNQKTGIFIVMTTQEYQRDIVVFRQEPTRMFQLKYLNVGIAARTISDLFGDRVELSGKADAYYGDDFSVTDASEDEAIDEIFNEEVDDGKNTGTSSSSRSQKSKSKESASSTTGNLSSRQLDLLEQNGEQEVQSVSEANMGKVSKRTESPIYVTVNRMHNMLFVRTADENAMKEIAQIIRQSDKQVPEVLLEMKVLEVELTDEFESAFQISGTSGNATYSLGSVDDSTTAPLSFELLSSDLELKLKALQENNNIKSLATPMLLAANNHPAKLFIGEETVITTGFSAEQVDNGSSDGTTVTTYVPVPETETREIGNTLTIMPSINADRSVVMRIVHENSSVNEDGGKIPLLVGDEIENVYIDTVDTAELSGTVLAQDGKTVAIGGMIRTETSNYDSKVPILGDIPVLGFFFKSQTKVKSKTELVLLITPHVLAAPGDGESISRQRLKALSDHPTGIDSYLDDLDQSRAIQTPGGTAQRTMPSEGLQDSFVKLTRTAVIQVRMPLTMRRPQGQIHPVVMGFTGRVSIFDTPGITARPMGAWTDGTHYVTALKISNETDQSATVDPNLVSGSWRAATVEDQVLAPAGKPGDFTYMYLISETDFKTNFFGDIRIGK, translated from the coding sequence ATGTGTATTAACTCCCAGTTTTTGTTTAAACGGCCAGGCTTTTTGCCGGTCTATATCCCGGCAGCTTTTTTAGTGCTGATAATGATTTTTTGTTCTGTTTTGCCCGTACAGGCGAATAAATATCTGCCCGGCCAGATCAACACAATAAAACTCAATGAACTGGAATTCAAGGACGCCACGGTCCAGGATGCGGTCCGGGTGATTTCCGAGTTGACCGGGGTCAATATTGTGGCCACGGGCCAGGCAGGCGGGCGCAGGGTCACCTTGTTTGTCAGGGATTTAAGCATCATGGATGTGGTGGATTCACTGTGCCGGATCGCAGGCCTGTGGTATCGATATAACCAGAAAACCGGCATTTTTATTGTGATGACCACCCAGGAGTACCAGCGCGACATTGTGGTGTTCCGCCAGGAACCCACCCGGATGTTCCAGCTCAAATATCTCAATGTGGGTATTGCCGCGCGCACCATTTCCGATCTGTTCGGGGATCGGGTGGAACTGTCGGGCAAGGCCGATGCCTATTACGGGGATGATTTCAGCGTGACCGACGCAAGCGAAGATGAAGCTATCGATGAAATTTTTAACGAAGAGGTGGATGACGGAAAAAATACCGGGACCTCTTCGAGCAGCCGTTCCCAAAAATCAAAAAGCAAAGAAAGTGCTTCATCCACCACCGGAAATTTATCGTCCAGACAGCTGGATCTTCTTGAACAGAATGGAGAACAGGAAGTGCAGTCGGTTTCCGAAGCGAACATGGGCAAAGTTTCCAAGAGAACCGAATCCCCGATCTACGTAACGGTAAACCGGATGCACAATATGCTGTTTGTCCGCACCGCCGATGAAAATGCCATGAAGGAAATTGCCCAGATCATTCGCCAGTCTGACAAACAGGTGCCCGAAGTGCTGCTGGAGATGAAAGTGCTTGAAGTGGAACTCACCGATGAATTTGAGTCGGCTTTCCAGATTTCGGGGACTTCAGGGAATGCCACCTACAGCCTGGGCAGCGTGGACGACAGCACCACTGCGCCCTTAAGCTTTGAACTGCTCAGCTCAGATCTTGAACTCAAACTCAAAGCGTTGCAGGAAAACAATAATATCAAATCCCTGGCCACGCCCATGCTTTTGGCCGCCAACAACCATCCTGCCAAACTGTTTATCGGTGAAGAGACTGTTATTACCACAGGTTTTTCCGCCGAACAGGTTGATAACGGCAGTTCAGACGGCACCACGGTCACCACCTATGTTCCGGTACCGGAAACTGAAACCCGGGAGATCGGCAATACCCTGACCATTATGCCATCCATCAATGCGGACCGGTCTGTGGTGATGCGCATTGTCCATGAAAACTCCAGTGTCAACGAGGATGGTGGAAAAATACCCTTGCTGGTGGGTGATGAGATTGAAAATGTATACATTGACACGGTGGATACGGCGGAATTATCAGGTACGGTGCTGGCCCAGGATGGCAAAACCGTCGCCATCGGCGGAATGATCAGGACCGAAACTTCAAATTACGACAGCAAGGTTCCCATTCTCGGGGATATTCCGGTTTTGGGGTTTTTCTTTAAAAGCCAGACCAAGGTGAAGTCTAAAACCGAGCTGGTTCTCTTGATCACCCCTCATGTGCTTGCAGCCCCGGGGGATGGCGAGTCGATATCCAGACAGCGGTTAAAAGCGCTGTCCGACCATCCCACGGGAATTGATTCTTACCTGGATGATCTGGACCAATCCAGGGCCATTCAAACCCCGGGAGGGACAGCACAGCGGACCATGCCTTCCGAAGGCTTGCAGGACAGCTTTGTCAAACTGACCCGGACGGCTGTAATACAGGTACGCATGCCGTTAACCATGCGTCGTCCCCAGGGACAGATTCACCCGGTAGTCATGGGTTTTACCGGACGGGTATCCATTTTCGACACCCCTGGGATTACGGCCCGGCCCATGGGCGCGTGGACCGACGGAACCCATTATGTCACAGCCCTTAAAATCTCCAATGAAACAGACCAGTCTGCCACCGTTGACCCCAATCTGGTCTCAGGATCATGGCGGGCCGCCACCGTGGAGGACCAGGTACTGGCTCCGGCCGGAAAACCGGGGGATTTTACCTATATGTACCTGATCTCCGAAACCGATTTTAAAACCAATTTTTTTGGGGATATCC
- a CDS encoding type II/IV secretion system protein translates to MAVSETALIDAGIRVGLVPADTINTLKLQAKREKLKLIEMVTRTCRFPQSALYRALADTRQMPFLQAADLVPDHEVMKLLPGRTWSQRLILPVKGGNSSRTLALSDPDDRLSLDRVSRAAGVAYVPALAEPDVIRAAIDRAQAAATGRHGEAKSGDGIGGQGTDPVSLLDDIMKEVYLRRASDVHFEPGETGMRIRLRVDGQMQELFKPMTRTDEEGLLNRVKVLSGLDIAEQRKAQDGAMSYEVMDWDIPETDIRVATVPTRWGERCTMRILGQDTDNFTLEDLGMPPRMLEDFRNGIRQPYGMILVTGPTGSGKSTTLYAALRELPVEQINILTAEDPVEQTIDGISQVQISSKVSFAQALRSFLRHDPDVILVGEIRDQETVEIGLRAAMTGHLVLSTLHTNDAIGAVTRLADVGAERFLIGSTLIGVMAQRLTRRMCPHCRKKRPATPEELEILGLAPDNGADLYEPQGCSFCLGSGFKGRMGLFEALWITPELGTIIAEGAGENQIRNSAKRFKSLWQDCVDKVLAGKAALSEVIQYRPQSN, encoded by the coding sequence ATGGCCGTTAGTGAAACCGCATTGATAGATGCAGGGATCCGGGTGGGCCTGGTTCCTGCCGACACCATCAACACCCTGAAACTACAGGCCAAACGCGAAAAGCTAAAGCTTATCGAGATGGTCACCCGGACCTGCCGTTTCCCCCAAAGCGCTTTGTACCGTGCCCTGGCAGATACCCGGCAGATGCCGTTTTTGCAGGCAGCCGATCTTGTCCCCGACCATGAGGTGATGAAACTTCTGCCCGGCCGGACCTGGTCCCAGCGGCTGATCCTGCCCGTTAAAGGCGGCAACAGTTCCCGAACCCTGGCATTGAGTGATCCCGACGACCGGCTCAGCCTGGACCGGGTCAGCCGGGCCGCAGGCGTTGCATACGTACCGGCCCTGGCGGAACCCGATGTAATCCGGGCGGCCATTGACCGGGCCCAGGCCGCAGCCACAGGCCGGCACGGAGAGGCAAAGTCCGGTGACGGCATTGGGGGCCAGGGCACAGATCCGGTCTCCTTGCTGGACGATATAATGAAAGAGGTTTACCTGCGCAGAGCCTCGGATGTGCATTTTGAACCGGGCGAAACCGGCATGCGGATTCGCTTGCGGGTGGACGGGCAGATGCAGGAACTGTTCAAACCCATGACCCGCACCGATGAAGAGGGGCTTTTAAACCGGGTTAAGGTATTGTCCGGGCTGGACATTGCCGAGCAGCGCAAGGCCCAGGACGGTGCCATGAGCTACGAGGTGATGGACTGGGATATCCCGGAGACCGATATCCGTGTGGCCACGGTCCCCACCCGGTGGGGGGAGCGCTGCACCATGCGTATCCTTGGCCAGGACACGGATAATTTCACCCTGGAAGATCTGGGCATGCCGCCCCGGATGCTGGAAGATTTTAGAAACGGGATTCGCCAGCCCTACGGCATGATCCTGGTCACAGGCCCCACGGGATCAGGTAAATCCACCACCTTGTATGCGGCACTGCGGGAACTTCCCGTGGAACAGATCAACATTCTCACCGCCGAAGACCCCGTGGAACAGACCATTGACGGCATCTCCCAGGTCCAGATCTCCTCCAAGGTCAGCTTTGCCCAGGCATTACGCTCGTTCTTGCGGCATGATCCCGATGTGATCCTGGTGGGTGAAATCCGGGACCAGGAGACCGTGGAGATCGGGCTTCGCGCAGCCATGACCGGCCATCTTGTATTGTCCACCCTGCACACCAACGACGCCATTGGTGCGGTGACCCGGCTGGCGGATGTCGGGGCCGAACGCTTTTTGATCGGTTCCACCTTAATCGGCGTCATGGCCCAGCGGCTGACCCGGAGAATGTGTCCCCACTGCCGTAAAAAAAGGCCGGCCACACCCGAAGAACTTGAGATTTTAGGACTGGCCCCGGACAACGGTGCCGACCTGTACGAGCCCCAGGGGTGCTCTTTTTGCTTAGGGAGCGGCTTCAAGGGCCGTATGGGTCTGTTTGAAGCGCTGTGGATCACACCGGAACTTGGCACCATCATCGCCGAAGGCGCAGGAGAGAACCAAATACGAAACTCGGCCAAACGGTTTAAGAGCCTGTGGCAGGATTGCGTGGACAAGGTTCTGGCAGGAAAGGCCGCGTTAAGTGAAGTCATCCAATACAGGCCCCAAAGTAATTAA
- a CDS encoding type II secretion system F family protein — protein MPVFTYIAVDRTGLEMKGEIEASDAKEVAKILRERSLFLVKVREGSGVALDDGFFSRLKKYAAFLKPGQYLPVMSGDLVIFYRQVALMLRAGYTLISAIDTTHELQSKFWLRRTLTRMGRAIRHGSSFSAAMSKEKKLFSPMVANLVACGEQSGNLDSILERLAENLEANKELKRQLITAMFYPCFILVASLGVVVVMVYYVIPKFSIFLSARHAELPASTMALMNISEWAKTYGLIVGGVAGAVVFLILIAYTTKPGKHFIDGILLRVPLIGTSLLLSGMARAGWTMAILLNAGITALEAMRITAGVQGNLVLATCFKRSANGLLEGRSLSRTFEQKHIPVMMRHMAAVGESSGQLDVVMEEVGEYYRKELMAKVKLMATMIEPCLILGVGGLVFYVYYALFQAVMSVSKGGM, from the coding sequence ATGCCAGTATTTACCTACATAGCGGTGGACCGTACCGGTCTTGAGATGAAAGGGGAGATCGAGGCCTCGGATGCCAAAGAGGTGGCAAAAATCCTTAGAGAGCGCTCATTGTTCCTTGTCAAGGTAAGGGAAGGAAGCGGCGTGGCCCTGGATGACGGTTTTTTTTCACGGTTAAAAAAATATGCCGCCTTTTTAAAGCCCGGCCAATATTTGCCAGTCATGTCCGGGGACCTGGTAATCTTTTACCGGCAGGTGGCCCTGATGCTGCGGGCGGGCTACACGCTTATTTCGGCCATTGACACCACCCATGAGCTGCAATCCAAATTCTGGCTGCGGCGGACATTGACCCGAATGGGCCGGGCCATCCGCCACGGCAGTTCCTTTTCAGCGGCCATGTCCAAGGAGAAAAAGCTGTTTTCACCCATGGTGGCCAACCTGGTTGCCTGCGGGGAACAAAGCGGGAATCTGGACTCCATTTTAGAGCGGCTGGCCGAAAACCTGGAAGCCAACAAGGAGCTCAAGCGCCAGCTGATCACAGCCATGTTTTATCCGTGCTTTATTTTGGTGGCCTCTTTGGGCGTGGTGGTGGTGATGGTCTACTATGTGATCCCTAAATTTTCCATTTTCCTGTCCGCCCGGCATGCCGAACTGCCCGCATCCACCATGGCGCTGATGAATATTTCAGAATGGGCCAAAACCTATGGTCTTATTGTAGGCGGCGTGGCCGGTGCCGTGGTGTTTCTGATTCTGATCGCCTATACCACCAAACCGGGAAAACACTTCATTGACGGAATTTTACTCAGGGTGCCGCTTATCGGCACCTCGCTGCTGCTTTCGGGGATGGCCCGGGCCGGATGGACCATGGCCATTCTTTTAAATGCCGGGATTACCGCCCTGGAGGCGATGCGCATTACCGCAGGTGTCCAGGGCAACCTGGTGCTGGCAACTTGTTTTAAGCGCTCGGCCAACGGGCTTTTAGAAGGGCGGTCCCTGTCCAGAACCTTTGAGCAGAAGCACATCCCTGTGATGATGCGGCATATGGCGGCTGTGGGAGAAAGCTCCGGCCAGCTGGACGTGGTGATGGAAGAGGTGGGGGAATATTATAGAAAAGAACTCATGGCCAAGGTGAAACTGATGGCCACCATGATAGAACCCTGCCTGATTTTAGGGGTAGGCGGGCTTGTCTTTTATGTCTATTACGCCTTGTTCCAGGCGGTGATGTCCGTCTCCAAGGGGGGAATGTGA
- a CDS encoding PilT/PilU family type 4a pilus ATPase: MTHNPDTIATGRKQFERFCNQCVELGASDIHLSPLEPAVFRINGSLTRKGETPLGADLVTAMAYGIMTPAQTAELDTHFTVDLGYSTDQGFRFRVNTYFQMGQPAMTIRHLAQDLPSLEKLGLPPQLRDLAWLPSGLVLVTGATGSGKSTTLAAIIDEINRNRACHILTVEDPVEFVHKGKQSLVHHRELHSDVPGFAHAVRAAMREDPDVIMVGEMRDLETMQASITAAETGHLVFSTLHTAQAVGAVERFISYFSGSEQEVARHRISMVLRAVVAQRLIIGVDEKQRIPAIELLRITEGAANLIRNAKSRQLYSMMESGSMDGMWTMDQDLARLVKTGLITRADALRVCENPEGFDRMVMASGNLRIIQNGR; this comes from the coding sequence ATGACCCATAACCCCGATACCATTGCCACAGGCAGAAAACAATTTGAGCGGTTTTGCAATCAGTGCGTTGAACTGGGTGCCTCGGATATCCATCTCTCCCCTCTGGAACCAGCCGTATTCCGCATCAACGGCAGCCTGACCCGAAAGGGGGAGACCCCTTTGGGCGCCGACCTGGTCACGGCCATGGCCTACGGCATCATGACCCCGGCCCAGACAGCGGAACTGGACACCCATTTTACCGTAGATTTAGGCTATTCAACAGACCAGGGCTTCCGGTTCCGGGTCAATACCTATTTTCAAATGGGACAGCCCGCCATGACCATCCGGCACCTGGCCCAGGACCTTCCCTCCCTGGAAAAACTGGGCCTGCCCCCCCAGCTTCGGGATCTGGCCTGGCTGCCCTCGGGCCTGGTGCTGGTCACCGGGGCCACGGGATCAGGAAAATCCACCACCCTTGCCGCCATTATCGATGAAATAAACCGGAACCGGGCCTGCCACATCCTCACCGTGGAAGACCCGGTGGAGTTTGTCCACAAGGGAAAGCAAAGCCTGGTCCACCACAGGGAACTGCACTCGGATGTGCCTGGATTTGCCCATGCCGTGCGGGCGGCCATGCGCGAAGATCCCGATGTGATCATGGTGGGCGAGATGCGTGATCTTGAGACCATGCAGGCCTCGATCACGGCGGCTGAAACCGGGCATCTGGTCTTTTCCACCCTGCATACGGCCCAGGCCGTGGGCGCGGTGGAGCGATTTATCAGCTATTTTTCGGGCAGTGAGCAGGAGGTGGCCCGGCACCGGATATCCATGGTGCTGCGGGCCGTGGTGGCCCAGCGCCTGATCATCGGGGTGGATGAAAAACAGCGGATACCGGCCATTGAACTGCTCCGGATTACCGAAGGGGCGGCCAACCTGATCCGAAACGCCAAAAGCCGACAATTGTATTCCATGATGGAATCGGGCTCCATGGACGGCATGTGGACCATGGACCAGGATCTGGCACGCCTGGTTAAAACAGGATTGATTACCCGGGCCGATGCCCTGCGGGTGTGTGAAAACCCCGAAGGCTTTGACCGCATGGTCATGGCTTCGGGCAACCTGAGGATTATCCAGAATGGCCGTTAG
- a CDS encoding Crp/Fnr family transcriptional regulator, giving the protein MAQTALRNRLISTAGKKIDLELTPLLDGLPPDLQQALIRQGRIRSMKKGQLLFMAGDPVDSIFFVVSGKLKEYFSTKSGDVCLRSIYFSGSYISLHAVFLGWKTYAYTCEAIRPTTCVVWPANAFMQLLQREPVLGLRVAAILAEKIENTCRLQCLCRKTQALSRVAGFLLRHSAASENHPRSWDTGLGCTKRVGKAEFTLLTNIRPLELTASNICLARETFSRALSMLQEQGYIRTRGGMVEILDTEGLKQICGASD; this is encoded by the coding sequence ATGGCACAGACTGCGTTAAGAAACAGACTTATCAGTACGGCAGGCAAAAAAATCGATCTTGAACTGACCCCACTCCTTGACGGACTGCCCCCTGATCTGCAGCAGGCCCTAATCCGCCAGGGCCGGATAAGGTCTATGAAAAAGGGGCAGCTGCTGTTTATGGCCGGAGATCCGGTGGATTCTATTTTCTTTGTCGTGTCCGGTAAGCTTAAGGAATACTTTTCTACGAAATCCGGAGATGTGTGTTTGAGAAGTATTTATTTCTCGGGCAGTTATATATCCTTACATGCTGTTTTCCTGGGCTGGAAAACCTACGCCTATACCTGCGAAGCGATTCGCCCCACCACCTGCGTGGTGTGGCCGGCCAATGCGTTTATGCAGCTTCTGCAACGGGAACCGGTTCTTGGACTCCGTGTGGCGGCCATACTGGCGGAAAAAATTGAGAATACGTGCAGGCTTCAGTGCCTGTGCCGTAAAACCCAGGCCCTGTCCCGGGTGGCGGGATTTCTTCTGCGCCACTCAGCCGCTTCTGAAAATCATCCCCGATCCTGGGATACAGGGCTGGGTTGCACCAAACGCGTCGGCAAAGCGGAATTTACCCTCTTGACCAATATCCGGCCCCTGGAATTGACTGCCAGCAACATCTGCCTGGCCCGGGAGACCTTTTCCAGGGCCTTATCCATGCTCCAGGAGCAAGGCTATATCCGCACCCGGGGCGGGATGGTTGAGATTCTTGATACTGAAGGGCTGAAACAGATTTGCGGTGCCAGTGATTAG
- a CDS encoding type II secretion system protein, whose protein sequence is MHRYPDMSRHNFRYRNFFILSDCRGFSLLELLVVVGILASISFISLGGYAKVLDDSNDRLARTEMQQIAKALAQFKADTGYYPKTGPFGLADCVDSGQVVDDGLPEYIQAIEATGSDSIVDQKCRWFYSPANLYQLTAVTSPLTGSGSPLKTWDPETGRGWRGPYLKGFKDGYVDISDSINGTDDDELAQGDIEGTPLDDSSEDYDIPDVIGVADPFEFGEKEAGGSGVDDTLLDWSLYRRRLSDESDDPDDDDYYEGRENGTRSRWGRPYLVFGLDQTDMDIGGAKNPGPVIISMGPNGEFDHGEYDPDNNTDDILLYVK, encoded by the coding sequence TTGCATCGTTATCCCGATATGTCCCGACACAACTTCAGATACCGCAACTTTTTTATACTCTCCGACTGCCGGGGGTTCAGCCTGCTGGAGCTGCTGGTGGTGGTCGGCATACTGGCCTCCATTTCATTTATCTCCCTGGGGGGATATGCAAAGGTGCTTGACGATTCCAACGACCGGTTGGCCCGCACCGAGATGCAGCAGATCGCCAAGGCCCTGGCCCAGTTCAAGGCCGACACCGGGTATTACCCCAAAACCGGTCCCTTTGGCCTGGCTGACTGTGTGGATTCAGGACAGGTCGTGGACGATGGGCTGCCGGAGTATATCCAGGCAATAGAAGCAACAGGCAGCGACAGCATTGTTGACCAGAAATGCCGCTGGTTCTACTCCCCTGCCAATCTTTATCAGCTCACCGCCGTCACAAGTCCGCTGACCGGCTCGGGAAGTCCCTTGAAAACGTGGGACCCGGAAACCGGCCGGGGCTGGCGAGGACCGTATCTGAAAGGATTTAAGGATGGGTATGTGGATATCTCAGACAGCATTAACGGCACTGATGATGACGAGCTGGCCCAGGGCGATATTGAGGGCACTCCCCTGGACGATTCAAGCGAGGACTATGACATTCCCGATGTCATCGGCGTGGCAGACCCCTTTGAGTTCGGGGAAAAGGAGGCGGGGGGCAGTGGTGTGGACGACACCCTGCTGGACTGGAGTCTGTACCGCAGGCGCCTGTCGGATGAATCCGACGACCCTGATGACGACGACTATTATGAAGGCCGGGAAAACGGCACCAGATCCAGATGGGGCCGTCCCTACCTGGTGTTCGGCCTGGACCAGACCGACATGGATATCGGCGGGGCTAAGAATCCGGGGCCTGTCATCATCAGCATGGGGCCCAACGGTGAATTCGACCACGGGGAATATGATCCTGACAATAACACAGATGACATTTTGCTATACGTCAAATAG